From a region of the Saccharomyces paradoxus chromosome IV, complete sequence genome:
- a CDS encoding arginine--tRNA ligase (Arginyl-tRNA synthetase~similar to YDR341C), whose amino-acid sequence MASTANMICQLKKLSIAEPTVAKDSHPDVNIVDLMRNYISQELSKISGVDSSLIFPALEWTNTMDRGDLLIPVPRLRIKGANPKDLAVEWANKFPCGDFLEKVEANGPFIQFFFNPQFLAKLVIPDILTRKEDYGSCKLVENKKVVIEFSSPNIAKPFHAGHLRSTIIGGFLANLYEKLGWEVIRMNYLGDWGKQFGLLAVGFERYGNEEALVKDPIHHLFDVYVRINRDIEEEGDSVPLEKSTNGKAREYFKRMEDGDEEALKIWKRFREFSIEKYIDTYARLNIKYDVYSGESQVSKESMLKAIDLFKEKGLTHEDKGAVLIDLTKFNKKLGKAIVQKSDGTTLYLTRDVGAAMDRYEKYHFDKMIYVIASQQDLHAAQFFEILKQMGFEWAKDLQHVNFGMVQGMSTRKGTVVFLDNILEETKEKMHEVMKKNENKYAQIEHPEEVADLVGISAVMIQDMQGKRINNYEFKWERMLSFEGDTGPYLQYAHSRLRSVERNASGITEDKWINADFSLLEEPAAKLLIRLLGQYPDVLRNAIKTHEPTTVVTYLFKLTHQVSSCYDVLWVAGQTEELATARLALYGAARQVLYNGMRLLGLTPVERM is encoded by the coding sequence ATGGCTAGCACAGCAAACATGATTTGTCAACTAAAGAAACTATCTATCGCGGAACCTACCGTTGCCAAGGATTCCCATCCTGATGTAAATATTGTGGATTTGATGAGAAATTACATTTCACAAGAATTAAGCAAGATTTCCGGTGTAGACTCCTCTCTTATTTTTCCAGCGTTGGAATGGACAAACACTATGGATAGGGGCGATTTGTTAATTCCTGTCCCAAGGTTGAGAATCAAAGGTGCTAATCCTAAGGATTTAGCTGTCGAATGGGCTAACAAATTTCCATGTGGAGATTTCTTGGAAAAAGTTGAAGCAAATGGCCCATTCAtccagtttttctttaaccCTCAATTTTTAGCAAAGCTTGTTATCCCAGACATCTTAACTAGAAAGGAGGACTATGGTTCTTGCAAACTGgttgaaaacaagaagGTTGTGATTGAATTCTCCTCTCCAAATATCGCCAAGCCATTTCACGCTGGTCATTTGAGATCCACTATTATTGGTGGATTTTTAGCCAACctatatgaaaaattaggCTGGGAAGTTATCAGAATGAACTATCTGGGTGACTGGGGAAAACAGTTTGGTCTTTTAGCTGTTGGTTTTGAAAGATACGGGAATGAAGAAGCTTTAGTAAAAGATCCAATTCACCACTTGTTTGATGTTTACGTCCGTATCAACAGGGACATCGAGGAAGAAGGTGACAGCGTTCCATTAGAAAAATCCACGAACGGAAAAGCCCGTGAATATTTCAAGAGAATGGAAGATGGTGACGAGGAAGCCCTAAAGATTTGGAAGAGGTTCCGTGaattttctattgaaaaatatattgaCACATATGCACGTTTGAACATCAAATATGACGTCTACTCCGGTGAATCCCAAGTTTCTAAAGAATCCATGCTTAAAGCCATCGACCTGTTTAAGGAAAAAGGTTTAACACACGAGGACAAGGGTGCGGTTTTAATCGACTTGACAAAGTTTAACAAGAAGCTAGGCAAGGCTATTGTCCAAAAATCAGATGGTACTACGTTGTATTTAACTAGGGACGTTGGTGCAGCCATGGACCGTTACgaaaaatatcattttgataaaatgaTTTATGTCATTGCTTCCCAACAAGATTTGCACGCCGCTCAATTTTTCGAAATTTTGAAGCAGATGGGCTTTGAATGGGCTAAAGATCTACAGCATGTCAATTTTGGTATGGTTCAGGGTATGTCAACTAGAAAGGGTACTGTTGTCTTCTTGGATAACATTCTAGAGGAAactaaggaaaaaatgcaTGAAGttatgaaaaagaatgaaaacaaatacGCCCAAATTGAACATCCAGAAGAAGTTGCTGATTTAGTTGGTATCTCTGCCGTCATGATTCAGGATATGCAAGGCAAGCGTATCAACAACTACGAATTTAAATGGGAAAGAATGCTTTCATTCGAAGGTGACACTGGTCCATACCTTCAATATGCTCACTCAAGGTTAAGGTCAGTTGAAAGGAACGCTTCTGGTATTACCGAAGACAAATGGATAAATGCTGATTTTTCGTTATTAGAAGAACCTGCTGCTAAATTATTGATCAGATTACTGGGCCAATATCCTGATGTTCTGAGAAATGCTATCAAGACCCACGAACCAACAACCGTGGTCACATATTTATTCAAACTGACTCACCaagtttcttcttgttaTGACGTCTTATGGGTTGCTGGTCAAACTGAAGAATTAGCCACTGCCCGTTTGGCTCTATATGGTGCGGCAAGACAAGTTTTATACAACGGTATGCGCTTGTTAGGTTTAACTCCCGTAGAAAGAATGTaa
- the FCF1 gene encoding rRNA-processing protein FCF1 (PINc domain nuclease~similar to YDR339C), giving the protein MGKAKKTRKFGLVKRTLNTKKDQRLKKNQESVEAKDDPELTRNIPQVSSALFFQYNEAIKPPYQVLIDTNFINFSIQKKVDIVRGMMDCLLAKCNPLITDCVMAELEKLGPKYRIALKLARDPRIKRLSCSHKGTYADDCLVHRVLQHKCYIVATNDAGLKQRIRKIPGIPLMSVGGHAYVIEKLPDVF; this is encoded by the coding sequence ATGGGTAAGGctaagaaaacaagaaagtTTGGTCTGGTGAAAAGAACGTTAAACACCAAGAAAGATCAaaggttgaaaaaaaaccaagaaAGTGTCGAAGCTAAAGATGACCCTGAGTTAACTAGAAATATACCACAAGTATCAAGTGcgcttttctttcaatacAATGAAGCAATAAAACCGCCTTACCAAGTGCTGATAGATACCAactttataaatttttctatCCAGAAAAAAGTCGATATTGTCAGAGGGATGATGGACTGCCTGCTTGCAAAATGTAACCCATTGATCACAGATTGTGTGATGGCAGAGTTAGAGAAATTGGGTCCCAAGTATCGTATTGCTTTGAAACTGGCTCGAGATCCTAGAATAAAGAGGCTCAGCTGCTCGCACAAGGGTACATATGCGGATGACTGCTTGGTGCATAGAGTCTTACAACACAAATGTTACATCGTAGCTACGAACGATGCTGGACtaaaacaaagaattagaaaaattcCTGGTATTCCTTTAATGAGCGTAGGGGGACATGCATACgtcattgaaaaactgcCAGATGTCTTTTAA
- the SVF1 gene encoding Svf1p (Protein with a potential role in cell survival pathways~similar to YDR346C) codes for MLKWIKGGISAVTGMAEPEYGKDYIHSVADRVKNKQPYRETSREDFFWQAPDHTNVESVIFYFSDLKTGIFGFAQVIHSNIIGLHTASQFTFRIFDSKNPEDLNIWTSTKLENFYIEGPNFYADNLSVELSEDGESYHIQSSVCDLSVVDLHIRRLTPGAKIGDDPATYYGNNIDEPWGSMRHVFWPRNACHGTIKVKKEVIPESDEEESSADEDDNDDEGEEEEEEEESGDSEEESGSEEESDGEEVEITYEDRTITFKEEDPAISTFIMAFQGMKPHHAAKAWNFMFFHSEKYSAVLMEFTTPKSYANTKISAGIITDDKEVLAMTTNNNVEHLNSEIDSVGWKVPKDIKITFKGINTKVKDEQLKSENGTEQDLQAGDEKEEEEEEEYKNVAEEDKICAVVEGPLDNLVERIDVMGEIPSFVKNIVSGVAGTKPFIYQYADPKSSTLQINGGEKIHGVAWTEVTFISESDVISEESYNEA; via the coding sequence ATGTTGAAGTGGATAAAAGGTGGGATTTCCGCAGTCACCGGTATGGCTGAACCTGAATACGGGAAAGATTACATTCATAGTGTTGCTGATAGGGTAAAAAATAAGCAGCCTTACAGAGAAACCAGTCgtgaagattttttttggcagGCTCCTGACCATACAAACGTTGAATCGGttatcttttatttcagtGACTTGAAAACTGGTATCTTTGGTTTCGCCCAGGTTATTCATTCAAATATCATTGGTTTGCACACCGCATCCCAATTTACCTTCAGAATTTTTGACTCGAAGAATCCAGAGGATTTGAATATCTGGACATCTACCAAGTTGGAGAATTTCTACATCGAAGGTCCGAATTTTTATGCTGACAATCTTTCTGTAGAATTAAGTGAAGACGGTGAAAGTTATCACATTCAATCCAGTGTTTGTGATCTATCTGTCGTTGACTTACATATAAGAAGGTTAACCCCTGGAGCTAAGATCGGTGATGATCCTGCCACTTATTATGGTAACAATATCGATGAACCTTGGGGTAGCATGAGACACGTTTTCTGGCCAAGAAATGCTTGTCACGGTACTATCAAGGTCAAGAAGGAAGTTATTCCAGAATCTGACGAGGAAGAAAGCTCAGCTGATGAGGACGATAACGATGacgaaggagaagaagaagaagaagaagaagaatctgGTGATTCTGAGGAGGAGTCTGGcagtgaagaagaaagtgacggtgaagaagttgaaatcaCCTACGAAGACCGTACTATTACTTTCAAAGAGGAAGATCCAGCGATCTCCACATTTATAATGGCTTTCCAAGGCATGAAACCTCATCACGCAGCTAAGGCATGGAACTTCATGTTTTTCCATTCAGAAAAGTATTCTGCGGTGTTGATGGAATTTACCACACCAAAATCGTACGCCAACACTAAAATTTCTGCTGGTATTATCACCGACGATAAGGAAGTTTTAGCAATGACAACTAACAATAATGTTGAGCACTTAAACTCAGAAATTGATTCTGTTGGTTGGAAAGTTCCAAAAGACATCAAAATCACCTTCAAAGGTATCAATACTAAAGTAAAGGATGAACAGTTGAAATCCGAGAATGGTACTGAACAGGATTTACAAGCAGGcgatgaaaaggaagaagaagaggaagaagaatacaaGAACGTCGCGGAAGAAGATAAGATCTGTGCTGTTGTAGAAGGTCCATTGGACAACTTAGTCGAAAGAATTGATGTGATGGGCGAAATTCCAAGTTTCGTTAAAAACATCGTCTCTGGTGTTGCCGGTACTAAACCATTCATTTACCAATACGCTGATCCAAAAAGCTCTACTCTACAAATAAACGGCGGGGAGAAAATTCATGGCGTAGCTTGGACAGAAGTAACATTCATTTCTGAATCGGATGTGATTAGTGAGGAATCTTACAATGAAGCATGA
- a CDS encoding sugar porter family MFS transporter (High-affinity glucose transporter~similar to YDR343C), producing the protein MSQDAAIAEQTPEEHLSPVDSASNSVLSTPTNKAENDELKAYGEGEEHEPVVEIPKRPASAYVTVSIMCIMIAFGGFVFGWDTGTISGFVNQTDFIRRFGMKHKDGTNYLSKVRTGLIVSIFNIGCAIGGIILSKLGDMYGRKVGLIVVVVIYIIGIIIQIASINKWYQYFIGRIISGLGVGGIAVLSPMLISEVSPKHLRGTLVSCYQLMITAGIFLGYCTNYGTKTYSNSVQWRVPLGLGFAWALFMIGGMTFVPESPRYLAEVGKIEEAKRSIAVSNKVAVDDPSVLAEVEAVLAGIEAEKLAGSASWGELFSSKTKVLQRLIMGAMIQSLQQLTGDNYFFYYGTTIFKAVGLSDSFETSIVLGIVNFASTFVGIYVVDRYGRRTCLLWGAASMTACMVVYASVGVTRLWPNGQDQPSSKGAGNCMIVFACFYIFCFATTWAPIPYVVVSETFPLRVKSKAMSIATAANWMWGFLIGFFTPFITNAINFYYGYVFMGCLVFMFFYVLLVVPETKGLTLEEVNTMWEEGVLPWKSASWVPPSRRGANYDAEDLTHDDKPLYKRMFSTK; encoded by the coding sequence ATGTCACAAGACGCTGCTATCGCAGAGCAAACTCCTGAAGAGCATCTCTCTCCGGTCGATTCGGCCTCTAATTCAGTGCTATCTACACCAACCAATAAGgctgaaaatgatgaactAAAAGCTTATGGTGAAGGTGAAGAACACGAACCCGTTGTTGAAATCCCAAAGAGACCTGCATCTGCCTATGTTACAGTCTCTATTATGTGTATTATGATTGCCTTCGGTGGTTTCGTTTTCGGTTGGGATACTGGTACCATTTCTGGTTTTGTCAATCAAACCGATTTCATCAGAAGATTTGGTATGAAACACAAAGATGGTACTAATTATTTGTCTAAGGTTAGAACTGGTTTAATTGTCTCTATTTTCAACATTGGTTGTGCCATTGGTGGTATTATTCTTTCTAAACTGGGTGACATGTACGGTCGTAAGGTGGGTTTAATCGTCGTTGTTGTTATCTACATCATCggtattattattcaaatcgCATCCATTAACAAATGGTACCAATATTTCATTGGTAGAATTATTTCTGGTCTGGGTGTCGGTGGTATTGCCGTCCTATCTCCTATGCTGATTTCTGAAGTGTCTCCAAAGCACTTGAGAGGTACTTTGGTCTCTTGCTACCAATTGATGATTACTGCCGGTATTTTCTTGGGTTACTGTACAAACTACGGTACCAAGACTTATTCTAACTCTGTCCAATGGAGAGTTCCATTGGGTCTAGGTTTTGCCTGGGCTTTGTTCATGATTGGTGGTATGACTTTCGTTCCAGAATCTCCACGTTACCTAGCTGAAGTCGGTAAGATCGAGGAAGCCAAACGTTCCATTGCAGTCTCTAACAAGGTTGCTGTCGATGACCCATCTGTTTTGGCAGAAGTCGAAGCTGTGTTAGCTGGTATTGAAGCCGAAAAGCTAGCCGGTAGTGCTTCCTGGGGTGAGTTGTTTAGTAGCAAGACGAAGGTCCTACAACGTTTAATTATGGGTGCCATGATTCAATCTCTACAACAATTAACAGGTGATaactatttcttttactaTGGTACTACTATTTTCAAGGCTGTTGGTTTGAGTGATTCTTTCGAAACCTCCATTGTCTTGGGTATTGTTAACTTTGCTTCCACTTTTGTTGGTATTTACGTTGTTGATAGATATGGTCGTCGTACTTGTCTACTATGGGGTGCTGCTTCCATGACAGCTTGTATGGTTGTCTACGCTTCTGTGGGTGTGACCAGGTTATGGCCAAATGGTCAAGACCAACCATCTTCCAAAGGTGCTGGTAACTGTATGATTGTCTTTGCCTGtttctatattttctgttttgcTACCACCTGGGCTCCAATTCCTTATGTTGTTGTCTCTGAAACTTTCCCATTGAGGGTCAAGTCTAAGGCTATGTCTATTGCTACCGCTGCTAACTGGATGTGGGGTTTCTTGATTGGTTTCTTCACTCCATTTATTACTAATGCTATTAACTTCTACTACGGTTACGTTTTCATGGGCTGTCTGGTCTTCATGTTCTTCTACGTTTTGTTGGTTGTTCCAGAAACCAAGGGTTTgactttggaagaagtcAACACCATGTGGGAAGAAGGTGTTCTACCATGGAAATCTGCTTCATGGGTTCCACCATCCAGAAGAGGTGCCAACTACGACGCTGAGGATTTGACTCACGATGACAAGCCATTGTACAAGAGAATGTTTAGCACAAAATAA
- the HXT3 gene encoding hexose transporter HXT3 (Low affinity glucose transporter of the major facilitator superfamily~similar to YDR345C) gives MNSTPDLISPQKSSENSNAELPSNSSQVMNMPEEKGVQDDFQAEADQVFTNPNTGKGAYVTVSICCVMVAFGGFVFGWDTGTISGFVAQTDFLRRFGMKHKDGSFYLSKVRTGLIVSIFNIGCAIGGIILAKLGDMYGRKMGLIVVVVIYIIGIIIQIASINKWYQYFIGRIISGLGVGGIAVLSPMLISEVAPKEMRGTLVSCYQLMITLGIFLGYCTNFGTKNYSNSVQWRVPLGLCFAWALFMIGGMTFVPESPRYLVEAGQIDEARASLSKVNKVAPDHPFIQQELEVIEASVEEARAAGSASWGELFTGKPAMFKRTMMGIMIQSLQQLTGDNYFFYYGTTVFKAVGMSDSFETSIVFGVVNLFSTCCSLYTVDRFGRRNCLLYGAIGMVCCYVVYASVGVTRLWPNGQDNGSSKGAGNCMICFACFYIFCFATTWAPIAYVVISETFPLRVKSKAMSIATAANWMWGFLIGFFTPFITNAINFYYGYVFMGCMVFAYFYVFFFVPETKGLTLEEVNDMYAEGVLPWKSAAWVPTSQRGADYNADALMHDDQPFYKKMFGKN, from the coding sequence ATGAATTCAACTCCAGATTTAATATCTCCACAAAAGTCAAGTGAAAATTCGAATGCTGAGCTGCCTTCGAATAGCTCTCAGGTAATGAACATgcctgaagaaaaaggtgtTCAAGATGATTTTCAAGCTGAGGCCGACCAGGTATTTACCAATCCAAACACAGGTAAAGGTGCGTACGTCACTGTCTCCATCTGTTGTGTTATGGTCGCCTTCGGTGGTTTCGTTTTCGGTTGGGATACTGGTACCATTTCTGGTTTCGTCGCTCAAACTGATTTCTTGAGAAGATTTGGTATGAAACACAAAGATGGTAGTTTTTATTTGTCTAAGGTTAGAACTGGTTTAATTGTCtctattttcaatattggTTGTGCCATTGGTGGTATTATTTTAGCCAAATTAGGTGATATGTACGGTCGTAAAATGGGTTTGATTGTCGTTGTTGTTATCTACATCATCggtattattattcaaatcgCATCCATTAACAAATGGTACCAATATTTCATTGGCAGAATTATTTCCGGTCTGGGTGTCGGTGGTATTGCCGTCCTATCTCCTATGTTGATTTCCGAAGTTGCTCCTAAGGAAATGAGAGGTACTTTAGTTTCTTGTTACCAATTGATGATTACCTTGGGTATTTTCTTAGGTTACTGTACAAATTTCGGTACAAAGAACTACTCTAACTCTGTGCAATGGAGAGTCCCATTAGGTTTGTGTTTTGCCTGGGCTTTGTTTATGATTGGTGGTATGACTTTCGTTCCAGAATCTCCACGTTACTTGGTTGAAGCTGGTCAAATCGACGAAGCAAGAGCTTCTCTATCCAAGGTTAACAAGGTTGCCCCAGATCATCCATTCATTCAACAAGAATTAGAAGTTATCGAAGCTAGTGTTGAAGAAGCTAGGGCTGCTGGTTCAGCATCATGGGGTGAATTATTCACTGGTAAGCCAGCCATGTTTAAGCGTACTATGATGGGTATTATGATCCAATCTCTACAACAATTGACAGGTGATAACTATTTCTTCTACTATGGTACTACTGTTTTTAAAGCTGTTGGTATGAGTGattcttttgaaacttCTATCGTTTTTGGTGTCGTCAACCTCTTCTCCACTTGTTGTTCTCTATACACAGTCGATCGTTTCGGCCGTCGTAACTGTTTGCTATATGGTGCCATTGGTATGGTCTGCTGTTATGTAGTCTACGCTTCTGTCGGTGTCACTAGACTATGGCCAAATGGTCAAGATAACGGTTCATCCAAGGGTGCTGGTAACTGTATGATTTGCTTCGCATGtttctatattttctgttttgcTACCACCTGGGCTCCAATTGCTTATGTTGTTATCTCTGAAACTTTCCCATTGAGGGTCAAGTCTAAGGCTATGTCTATTGCTACCGCTGCTAACTGGATGTGGGGTTTCTTGATTGGTTTCTTCACTCCATTTATTACTAATGCTATTAATTTCTATTATGGTTACGTTTTCATGGGCTGTATGGTTTTCGCCTACTTCtacgttttcttctttgttccAGAAACTAAAGGTTTGACTTTAGAAGAAGTCAACGATATGTACGCCGAAGGTGTTCTACCATGGAAATCTGCTGCTTGGGTTCCAACATCTCAAAGAGGTGCTGACTACAATGCTGATGCACTGATGCATGATGACCAGCcattttacaagaaaatgttCGGTAAGAATTAA
- a CDS encoding sugar porter family MFS transporter gives MSQDAAIAEQTPVEHLSAVDSASHSVLSTPSNKAERDEIKEYGEGENQEPLVEIPKRPASAYVTVSIMCIMIAFGGFVFGWDTGTISGFVNQTDFIRRFGMQHKDGTYYLSKVRTGLIVAIFNIGCAIGGIILAKLGDMYGRKMGLIVVVVIYIIGIIIQIASINKWYQYFIGRIISGLGVGGIAVLSPMLISEVSPKHLRGTLVACYQLMITAGIFLGYCTNYGTKTYSNSVQWRVPLGLGFAWALFMIGGMTFVPESPRYLAEVGKIEEAKRSIAVSNKVAVDDPSVLAEVEAVLAGIEAEKLAGNASWGELFATKNKIFQRLIMGAMIQSLQQLTGDNYFFYYGTTIFKAVGLSDSFETSIVLGIVNFASTFVGIYVVDKYGRRTCLLWGAASMTACMVVYASVGVTRLWPNGQDQPSSKGAGNCMIVFACFYIFCFATTWAPIPFVVNSETFPLRVKSKCMSIAQACNWIWGFLIGFFTPFITNAINFYYGYVFMGCLVFMYFYVLLVVPETKGLTLEEVNTMWEEGVLPWKSASWVPPSRRGANYDAEDLTHDDKPLYKRMFSRK, from the coding sequence atgtcacAAGACGCTGCTATTGCAGAGCAAACTCCTGTGGAGCATCTATCTGCTGTTGACTCGGCCTCCCACTCAGTCCTATCTACTCCATCAAACAAGGCTGAAAGAGATGAAATAAAGGAATACGGCGAAGGCGAAAATCAAGAACCCCTTGTTGAAATCCCAAAGAGACCTGCATCTGCCTATGTTACAGTCTCTATTATGTGTATTATGATTGCCTTCGGTGGTTTCGTTTTCGGTTGGGATACTGGTACCATTTCTGGTTTTGTCAATCAAACCGATTTCATCAGAAGATTTGGTATGCAACATAAAGATGGTACTTATTATTTGTCTAAGGTTAGAACTGGTTTAATTGTCgctattttcaatattggTTGTGCCATTGGTGGTATTATTTTAGCCAAATTAGGTGATATGTACGGTCGTAAAATGGGTTTGATTGTCGTTGTTGTTATCTACATCATCggtattattattcaaatcgCATCCATTAACAAATGGTACCAATATTTCATTGGTAGAATTATTTCCGGTCTGGGTGTCGGTGGTATTGCCGTCCTATCTCCTATGCTGATTTCTGAAGTGTCTCCAAAGCACTTAAGAGGTACTTTAGTTGCTTGCTACCAATTGATGATTACTGCCGGTATTTTCTTGGGTTACTGTACAAACTACGGTACCAAGACTTATTCTAACTCTGTCCAATGGAGAGTTCCATTGGGTCTAGGTTTTGCCTGGGCTTTGTTCATGATTGGTGGTATGACTTTCGTTCCAGAATCTCCACGTTACCTAGCTGAAGTCGGTAAGATCGAGGAAGCCAAACGTTCCATTGCAGTCTCTAACAAGGTTGCTGTCGATGACCCATCTGTTTTGGCAGAAGTCGAAGCTGTGTTAGCTGGTATTGAAGCCGAAAAGCTAGCCGGTAATGCTTCCTGGGGTGAATTGTTCGCTACTAAGAACAAGATTTTCCAACGTTTAATTATGGGTGCCATGATTCAATCTCTACAACAATTAACAGGTGATaactatttcttttactaTGGTACTACTATTTTCAAGGCTGTTGGTTTGAGTGATTCTTTCGAAACCTCCATTGTCTTGGGTATTGTTAACTTTGCTTCTACTTTCGTTGGTATTTACGTTGTTGACAAATATGGTCGTCGTACTTGTCTACTATGGGGTGCTGCTTCCATGACAGCTTGTATGGTTGTCTACGCTTCTGTGGGTGTGACCAGGTTATGGCCAAATGGTCAAGACCAACCATCTTCCAAAGGTGCTGGTAACTGTATGATTGTCTTTGCCTGtttctatattttctgttttgcTACCACCTGGGCTCCAATTCCTTTTGTCGTCAACTCTGAAACTTTCCCATTGAGAGTTAAGTCCAAGTGTATGTCTATCGCACAAGCTTGTAACTGGATATGGGGTTTCTTGATTGGTTTCTTCACTCCATTTATTACTAATGCTATTAATTTCTATTATGGTTACGTTTTCATGGGCTGTCTGGTCTTCATGTATTTCTACGTTCTGTTGGTTGTTCCAGAAACCAAGGGTTTgactttggaagaagtcAACACCATGTGGGAAGAAGGTGTTCTACCATGGAAATCTGCTTCATGGGTTCCACCATCCAGAAGAGGTGCCAACTACGACGCTGAGGATTTGACTCACGATGACAAGCCATTGTACAAGAGAATGTTTAGCCGCAAATAA